One genomic segment of Chitinophaga parva includes these proteins:
- the lipB gene encoding lipoyl(octanoyl) transferase LipB: MNKIVVRNLGSIDYQPAWDLQEQLLLQAVTAKRAMASGEAGATLPVHQLLLVEHPPVYTLGKSGHESNLLISEAQLAEGHIQYVKTNRGGDITFHGPGQLVAYPILDLEQFFTDIGKYLRFLEEAVIRTLGHYGLAGERSAGETGVWLDVGTPRARKICAMGVRCSRWVTMHGLALNVNTDMRYFSNIVPCGITDKAVTSLQQELGREVPMAGVQALLVKFIGEVFEAEMVG, from the coding sequence ATGAATAAGATCGTAGTCAGGAATTTAGGAAGCATCGATTACCAGCCCGCGTGGGACCTGCAGGAGCAGTTGTTGCTGCAGGCCGTCACCGCCAAGCGGGCCATGGCATCCGGCGAAGCCGGCGCTACTTTACCGGTTCACCAGTTGCTGCTGGTAGAGCACCCGCCGGTGTACACCCTGGGCAAGAGCGGCCATGAAAGCAACCTGCTTATCAGCGAGGCCCAACTGGCCGAAGGCCATATCCAATACGTAAAGACCAACCGTGGTGGCGACATTACCTTCCACGGCCCCGGCCAGCTGGTGGCTTACCCCATCCTGGACCTGGAGCAGTTCTTCACCGACATTGGCAAGTACCTGCGTTTCCTCGAAGAAGCCGTGATCCGTACCCTGGGCCACTACGGCCTGGCCGGCGAGCGATCCGCCGGCGAAACCGGCGTATGGCTGGACGTAGGCACCCCCCGCGCACGTAAGATCTGCGCCATGGGCGTGCGCTGCAGCCGTTGGGTAACCATGCATGGCCTGGCCCTGAATGTGAATACCGACATGCGCTATTTCAGCAATATTGTGCCCTGCGGCATCACCGATAAGGCCGTGACTTCCCTGCAGCAGGAACTGGGCCGGGAAGTGCCCATGGCCGGGGTACAGGCGCTGTTGGTGAAATTTATAGGGGAGGTGTTTGAAGCGGAGATGGTGGGGTAA
- the ilvN gene encoding acetolactate synthase small subunit: MQKEYTVTVYTEDRIGITNRITVIFTRRQINITSLTTAETEIPGVYKFIITVLSTREKLDKVVGQIERLIEIHRAFVHEEDEVVYQELALYKIATRNLNNHNIEQLIRDNNARILTITADYVVIEKTGHQQELLSMLKQLEPYGLIEYSKSGRVAIVKWSRRFHEHLKDLSLKQAEL, from the coding sequence ATGCAAAAAGAATATACAGTAACGGTTTACACCGAAGACCGGATTGGGATCACCAACCGCATCACGGTGATCTTTACCCGCCGCCAGATCAATATCACCAGTCTTACTACCGCTGAAACGGAAATACCGGGTGTTTATAAATTCATCATCACCGTATTGTCTACCCGCGAAAAGCTGGACAAGGTGGTGGGCCAGATAGAGCGGCTCATTGAAATTCACCGTGCCTTTGTACACGAGGAAGATGAAGTGGTATACCAGGAGCTGGCGTTGTACAAGATCGCTACGCGCAACCTGAATAACCACAACATTGAACAGCTCATCCGCGATAACAATGCCCGCATTCTCACCATCACCGCAGATTACGTGGTGATTGAGAAAACTGGCCACCAGCAGGAACTTTTGAGCATGCTGAAGCAACTGGAGCCGTATGGGCTGATAGAGTACTCCAAGAGCGGGCGCGTGGCCATTGTGAAATGGAGCCGCCGTTTCCACGAGCACCTGAAAGACCTCTCCCTGAAACAGGCGGAGCTATAA
- a CDS encoding 1-aminocyclopropane-1-carboxylate deaminase/D-cysteine desulfhydrase has protein sequence MILPEIPILPISKVQPDWLPAGLCADMLRLDQLHAAISGNKWYKLKRNLEAALAGGKTGLLTFGGAWSNHLAATAAACHATGLRSIGVVRGERPATLSLTLQQAQAHGMELQFISREAYRTVNPAEWGARFPEYFVVPEGGHNALGALGCEDILKSAPGLDAYTHLLCAGGTGTTLAGLINSAAPGQTVIGIPVLKQAEWMEASIRELLRPRHTPVAWQLHYQFHQGGYAKTSPALFAFMNDFHAQTGIPLDIIYTGKMGMAFRGLALGGHFQAGSRILLLHTGGLQGNLSLPPGVLSFH, from the coding sequence ATGATCTTACCGGAAATACCCATACTACCCATTAGTAAAGTGCAGCCAGACTGGCTACCGGCGGGCCTTTGCGCAGATATGCTCCGGCTGGACCAGTTGCATGCCGCCATTTCCGGCAATAAGTGGTATAAGCTGAAACGCAACCTGGAAGCGGCTTTGGCCGGAGGCAAAACCGGCCTGCTCACCTTTGGCGGTGCCTGGAGCAACCACCTGGCGGCCACCGCTGCTGCCTGCCACGCAACAGGCCTCCGCAGCATAGGCGTGGTGCGGGGGGAAAGGCCCGCCACGCTGAGCCTTACCCTGCAACAGGCCCAGGCCCATGGGATGGAACTGCAATTCATTTCCCGGGAAGCTTACCGTACCGTAAACCCGGCAGAGTGGGGTGCCCGTTTCCCGGAATATTTCGTGGTGCCGGAGGGCGGCCATAATGCGCTGGGCGCCCTGGGCTGCGAGGATATTCTAAAAAGCGCCCCGGGCCTGGATGCCTACACCCACCTCCTTTGCGCCGGCGGCACCGGCACTACGCTGGCAGGTCTCATTAACAGCGCAGCGCCCGGGCAAACCGTCATAGGCATCCCGGTGCTGAAGCAGGCGGAGTGGATGGAGGCCTCCATCCGGGAACTGCTGCGGCCGCGGCATACACCGGTAGCGTGGCAACTGCATTACCAGTTTCACCAGGGTGGTTATGCGAAGACCTCCCCTGCCCTCTTTGCATTCATGAATGATTTCCATGCACAAACGGGCATTCCCCTGGATATAATTTATACCGGTAAAATGGGGATGGCCTTCCGCGGGCTGGCCCTGGGCGGGCACTTCCAGGCAGGCAGCCGTATATTGCTCCTGCACACGGGCGGCCTGCAGGGCAATCTTTCCCTGCCTCCCGGCGTTCTTTCATTCCACTGA
- a CDS encoding branched-chain amino acid transaminase, whose protein sequence is MYSYYDQNTILYLNGQYLKATEASTDLYGQSLHYGYAVFEGIRAYKTAKGEVKIFKAKEHFDRFKRSCELIHIPYPFNNDELIEACYEVLRRNNMEEAYIRPLAFCPPNMTLKAASETEVLICAWEWGAYLGEKLLRVATSSYQRPNPKAFKIESKSAGLYVNSILASQEAKEKGYDEALLLDMNGYVAEGPGANVFFEKDGKIFTPPPGNILPGITRATVIELCKELNIPIEEKLFTIEELRTADSVFYCGTAAEVVGWDSLDGQGFAKPWADSLGKYLQKAYKARVLEQEFTEKYQPKSAAVV, encoded by the coding sequence ATGTATAGTTATTACGACCAAAACACCATCCTGTATCTAAATGGTCAGTATCTGAAAGCGACCGAAGCAAGCACCGATCTCTATGGCCAGTCACTGCATTATGGCTATGCAGTTTTTGAAGGCATCCGCGCTTACAAAACCGCAAAGGGAGAAGTTAAGATCTTCAAGGCAAAGGAACACTTTGACCGTTTTAAGCGCTCCTGCGAACTGATACACATCCCGTACCCGTTCAATAACGATGAACTGATCGAAGCCTGTTACGAAGTGCTCCGCCGTAACAACATGGAAGAAGCTTACATCCGTCCGCTGGCCTTCTGCCCGCCTAACATGACGCTGAAAGCGGCCTCTGAAACGGAAGTACTGATCTGCGCATGGGAATGGGGTGCTTACCTGGGTGAAAAACTGCTGCGTGTAGCCACATCGTCTTACCAGCGCCCGAACCCGAAAGCATTCAAGATCGAATCCAAATCTGCCGGCCTGTATGTAAACTCTATCCTGGCCTCCCAGGAAGCAAAGGAAAAAGGCTATGACGAAGCGCTGCTGCTGGACATGAACGGCTACGTAGCAGAAGGCCCCGGTGCCAACGTCTTCTTTGAAAAAGACGGCAAGATCTTCACGCCTCCTCCCGGCAACATCCTCCCCGGCATTACCCGCGCCACCGTTATTGAGCTCTGCAAAGAACTGAACATCCCCATCGAAGAAAAACTGTTTACCATCGAAGAGCTGCGCACTGCAGACAGCGTGTTCTACTGCGGTACCGCTGCTGAAGTAGTAGGCTGGGATTCCCTGGACGGCCAGGGTTTTGCCAAGCCCTGGGCAGACTCCCTGGGTAAATACCTGCAGAAGGCTTACAAGGCCCGCGTGCTGGAACAGGAATTCACTGAAAAGTACCAGCCCAAATCCGCTGCGGTTGTATAA
- a CDS encoding T9SS type B sorting domain-containing protein, producing MMHHPVKPLLLLLLLLVSVPIPALATDHSSTHHNTRRIDDPFSFSTTCYGDSVRFTITDTSTITAVVWDFGDAASGTANTSTLKRPYHTFSGTGTFSVTLTATHGATQTVTQQDITIVMPVNTPPLGPQDLTLCEGTPYTLTAPSVPGATYQWQDTVTTTPTYNVTKAGTYWVKINGCRDPDSVNIFFSKIPVNFGIGTDETLCPGQSMYLDATVNNATYEWYKDTPGAPVIATTPSINVNTTGHYYVKATVQGCGDYTADATITIAPGPPVPAGSFLGPDTMLCPGETRTFTASLPGASRWRWNTGATRPTITVSNTGTYSVFVDIPAPLGGSCSVIDSAKVGNYVIGKLDLGSDTTICKGNTLVLSADRGIGTYLWQDGSQQAVYYVTEPGYYFVEAKIARCIPLHDTIKVNIDDTLRIKLPLDTMLCNGEVLQLVPRGAGASYKWQDSSTVSTFTVNKAGIYAAVATNTCGRSVDSVTVYYQNCDCQVILPSGFSPNNDGHNDRFFPVYRCPITEYSLSVYNRWGNRVFYANDPGVGWNGLLDGKLAPVGAYAWVLQYRNPQTGLMVTKTGSVALIY from the coding sequence ATGATGCATCACCCTGTCAAACCACTATTGCTGCTACTGCTGCTGCTCGTAAGCGTTCCTATCCCGGCGCTGGCAACGGATCACAGCAGTACACACCACAACACCCGTCGCATTGACGATCCCTTTAGCTTTAGCACCACCTGCTATGGCGACTCCGTACGCTTTACCATCACCGATACCTCCACCATCACCGCTGTGGTGTGGGACTTTGGCGATGCAGCCTCCGGCACCGCCAATACCAGCACGCTTAAAAGGCCCTACCATACTTTTTCCGGCACCGGTACTTTTTCCGTAACGCTCACGGCCACCCACGGCGCCACGCAAACTGTGACCCAGCAGGACATCACCATTGTAATGCCGGTAAACACGCCGCCACTGGGCCCGCAGGACCTTACCTTGTGCGAAGGCACTCCCTACACGCTCACTGCGCCCTCCGTGCCCGGTGCCACCTACCAATGGCAGGATACGGTGACCACCACGCCCACTTACAACGTCACCAAAGCAGGCACATACTGGGTAAAGATCAATGGCTGCCGGGACCCGGACTCTGTAAACATCTTCTTTTCCAAAATACCGGTGAACTTCGGCATTGGCACCGATGAAACCCTCTGCCCCGGCCAAAGCATGTACCTGGATGCCACGGTGAACAATGCTACTTATGAGTGGTACAAAGACACGCCCGGCGCCCCGGTGATCGCCACCACGCCTTCTATCAATGTAAACACCACCGGCCATTATTATGTAAAGGCCACGGTACAGGGTTGCGGTGATTATACGGCCGATGCCACCATCACCATAGCACCCGGCCCTCCCGTACCCGCCGGTAGCTTCCTGGGGCCGGACACCATGTTGTGCCCCGGTGAAACCCGCACCTTCACCGCCAGCCTGCCCGGGGCCAGCCGCTGGCGCTGGAACACCGGCGCTACCCGGCCTACCATCACCGTATCCAATACCGGCACCTACAGCGTATTTGTAGACATTCCCGCCCCGCTGGGCGGCTCCTGCAGCGTGATAGACAGCGCCAAGGTGGGCAACTACGTGATCGGTAAGCTGGACCTGGGAAGTGATACCACCATCTGCAAAGGCAATACCCTGGTGCTTTCCGCTGATCGCGGGATAGGCACCTACCTGTGGCAGGATGGCTCCCAGCAGGCGGTGTATTACGTAACGGAACCGGGCTACTATTTCGTGGAAGCAAAAATAGCCCGGTGCATCCCCCTGCATGATACGATCAAAGTGAACATTGACGATACGCTGCGCATTAAACTGCCGCTGGATACCATGCTGTGTAATGGAGAAGTACTGCAACTGGTACCCCGCGGTGCCGGCGCCAGTTACAAGTGGCAGGACAGCAGCACGGTGAGCACTTTCACGGTAAATAAAGCCGGCATTTATGCAGCCGTGGCAACCAACACCTGCGGGCGCTCCGTGGATTCTGTTACGGTGTATTACCAGAACTGCGATTGCCAGGTGATACTGCCCAGCGGCTTCTCTCCCAATAACGATGGGCATAACGACCGCTTCTTCCCCGTGTACCGCTGCCCTATTACGGAGTATTCACTGAGCGTGTACAACCGCTGGGGAAACCGGGTGTTCTATGCCAACGATCCAGGCGTGGGCTGGAATGGCCTGCTGGACGGTAAACTGGCGCCTGTAGGGGCTTACGCCTGGGTGTTGCAATACCGCAACCCGCAAACCGGCCTGATGGTAACCAAGACCGGCAGTGTGGCACTGATCTACTGA
- a CDS encoding sugar phosphate nucleotidyltransferase — protein sequence MQKPTLLILAAGMASRYGSLKQIQQFGPGGETIIDYSIYDAIRAGFGKIVFIIRKDFEQDFKDIFEPKLKGRVETAYVFQEMDAYLDGYTMPADRTKPWGTAHAILCAKDAINEPFAVINADDFYGRDSFEKMAKFLQDGCKDDVYSVAGYELGKTISEHGSVSRGVCADDGKGNLAAINERTKVYKDGEQIVYEDATGKHPLGDKTPVSMNFWGFAPSVFPLSQELFKSFLQEKGQEPKSEFFIPIVIDNFIHGKGVVKILPTSAQWFGVTYKEDAPGVQASLHALVAAGEYPSNLWK from the coding sequence ATGCAAAAGCCTACTTTACTGATCCTCGCCGCTGGTATGGCCAGCCGTTATGGTAGCCTCAAACAGATCCAGCAATTTGGCCCCGGCGGAGAAACTATCATTGATTACTCTATTTACGATGCCATCCGCGCAGGTTTTGGTAAGATCGTCTTCATTATACGCAAGGACTTCGAACAGGATTTCAAAGATATTTTTGAGCCCAAGCTCAAGGGCCGGGTAGAAACGGCTTATGTATTCCAGGAAATGGATGCCTACCTGGATGGCTATACTATGCCGGCAGACCGTACCAAGCCCTGGGGCACCGCCCACGCCATCCTTTGCGCAAAAGACGCTATCAATGAGCCTTTTGCCGTGATCAATGCAGATGATTTTTATGGCCGCGACTCTTTTGAGAAAATGGCGAAATTCCTGCAGGATGGCTGCAAGGACGATGTGTACAGCGTAGCAGGGTATGAACTGGGCAAGACCATCAGTGAGCATGGCTCCGTATCGCGCGGGGTATGTGCGGATGATGGCAAAGGCAACCTGGCCGCCATTAACGAGCGTACCAAGGTGTACAAGGACGGTGAGCAGATCGTGTATGAAGACGCTACCGGCAAGCATCCCCTGGGCGATAAAACACCCGTGTCCATGAACTTCTGGGGCTTTGCGCCTTCCGTGTTCCCCCTGAGCCAGGAGCTGTTCAAAAGCTTCCTGCAGGAAAAAGGACAGGAGCCCAAATCGGAATTTTTTATCCCCATCGTGATAGATAACTTCATTCATGGCAAGGGCGTAGTGAAGATCCTTCCCACCAGCGCGCAATGGTTTGGTGTTACCTACAAAGAAGATGCGCCCGGCGTACAGGCCAGCCTCCATGCACTGGTAGCCGCCGGCGAATATCCTTCCAACCTTTGGAAATAA
- a CDS encoding RluA family pseudouridine synthase, translating into MKDGHYELDDELENDADTESEGEVVFERLNFTVDKGQEPIRIDKFLQARIENATRNKIQQGIDNEMVLVNNKPVKSNYKIRPQDHIIVFSNKDPENQEILPENIPLPIVYEDEDVLIIDKKPGMVVHPGCGNYTGTLVNGLAYYLGEDKTSPIPMNARFGLVHRIDKNTSGLLVVAKNEKAMSDLAKQFADHTVQRRYIALVWGDFEEDEGTVVAHVGRHQRFRKIMDAYPEGDFGKEAITHYRVLERFNYVTMIECRLETGRTHQIRVHMQHIGHSLFNDDTYGGNRILKGTIFNKYKQFVDNCFEIMPRHALHARTLGFVHPRTKQFVHFESAVPDDFTQVVERWRRYIAARPLDTNG; encoded by the coding sequence ATGAAGGACGGCCACTACGAGCTGGATGATGAACTGGAAAATGATGCCGACACGGAGTCGGAAGGGGAAGTCGTGTTTGAGCGGCTGAACTTTACGGTAGACAAAGGCCAGGAACCCATCCGCATCGACAAGTTCCTGCAGGCCCGCATAGAGAACGCTACCCGCAATAAGATACAACAGGGCATTGATAATGAGATGGTACTGGTCAATAACAAGCCGGTAAAATCCAATTACAAGATCCGCCCCCAGGACCATATCATCGTGTTCTCCAACAAAGACCCGGAGAACCAGGAGATCCTGCCGGAAAATATTCCCCTGCCCATCGTGTACGAGGATGAGGACGTGCTGATCATAGACAAGAAACCCGGTATGGTGGTACATCCCGGCTGTGGCAATTACACCGGCACCCTGGTGAATGGCCTGGCCTATTACCTGGGCGAAGACAAGACCTCCCCCATTCCCATGAACGCGCGTTTTGGGCTGGTACACCGCATTGACAAGAACACCAGCGGCCTGCTGGTGGTGGCCAAGAATGAAAAGGCCATGAGCGACCTGGCCAAACAATTTGCTGACCACACTGTGCAACGGCGTTATATAGCCCTGGTATGGGGCGATTTTGAGGAGGATGAAGGCACCGTGGTGGCGCACGTGGGCCGGCACCAGCGCTTCCGCAAGATCATGGATGCCTACCCGGAGGGCGATTTTGGCAAAGAGGCCATCACCCACTACAGGGTGCTGGAACGATTCAATTACGTGACCATGATAGAGTGCCGCCTGGAAACCGGCCGCACCCACCAGATCCGCGTGCACATGCAACACATCGGCCACTCCCTGTTCAATGATGATACCTACGGGGGCAACCGTATCCTGAAAGGTACCATCTTCAATAAATACAAACAGTTTGTAGACAACTGCTTTGAAATAATGCCCCGCCACGCCCTGCACGCCCGCACCCTGGGCTTTGTGCACCCGCGCACCAAGCAGTTCGTGCATTTTGAAAGCGCCGTGCCGGATGATTTTACACAGGTGGTGGAACGCTGGAGAAGGTACATTGCCGCCAGGCCCCTGGATACGAACGGATAG
- the ilvD gene encoding dihydroxy-acid dehydratase: MELNKYSKLLTQDPTQPATQAMFYGLGFTEEDLKKAQVGIAAMGYDGNTCNMHLNGLADIVKEGVWANDLVGLRFYTIGVSDGMANGTEGMRYSLVSRDVIADSIETICGGQYYDGVITIPGCDKNMPGSLMAMGRLNRPSLMVYGGSIAPGKYKGQDLNIISAFEALGQKLAGNLDEADFKGIVQHACPGAGACGGMYTANTMSAAIEAMGMSLPYSSSNPALSQAKKDECLAAGKYIRLLLEKDIKPRDIMTRKAFENAFTVVIALGGSTNAVLHLIAIAKSVDIQFTLKDFQDISDRTPLLADLKPSGKYLMEDLHNAGGVPMVMKYLLKKGYLHGDCLTVTGKTIAENLEDVKDIDFEAQHIIVPVEQPLKINGHIQMLYGNLATKGSVAKITGKEGERFKGPARVFDGEFELIAGIQSGRVKAGDVVVIRYVGPKGAPGMPEMLKPTSAIIGAGLGKSVALITDGRFSGGTHGFVVGHIVPEAFEGGGIALVKDDDIIEIDAVNNTMNVLLSDAELAARRAQWTAPALKVSKGVLFKYAKSVKDATEGCVTDEA; this comes from the coding sequence ATGGAACTCAATAAGTATAGCAAACTACTGACACAAGACCCGACGCAGCCTGCTACACAGGCTATGTTCTACGGACTGGGATTTACGGAAGAAGACCTGAAGAAAGCACAGGTGGGTATTGCCGCCATGGGATACGATGGCAACACCTGTAATATGCACCTGAACGGGCTGGCGGATATTGTGAAGGAAGGGGTATGGGCCAATGACCTGGTAGGCCTGCGTTTCTATACCATTGGCGTAAGCGATGGCATGGCCAATGGTACAGAGGGTATGCGCTATTCCCTGGTGAGCCGTGACGTGATCGCTGACTCTATTGAAACCATTTGCGGAGGCCAGTACTATGATGGGGTGATCACCATCCCCGGCTGCGATAAGAACATGCCGGGCTCCCTCATGGCCATGGGCCGCCTGAACCGCCCATCCCTGATGGTATACGGTGGCAGCATTGCCCCTGGCAAATACAAGGGCCAGGACCTCAACATCATCTCTGCTTTTGAAGCCCTGGGCCAGAAACTGGCGGGCAACCTGGATGAAGCAGATTTTAAAGGCATTGTACAGCATGCCTGCCCCGGCGCCGGCGCCTGCGGTGGTATGTACACTGCCAATACCATGAGCGCTGCGATTGAGGCCATGGGTATGAGCCTGCCCTACAGCTCTTCCAACCCTGCGCTGAGCCAGGCCAAAAAAGACGAATGCCTTGCCGCAGGCAAATACATCCGCCTGCTGCTGGAAAAAGATATTAAGCCCCGCGACATCATGACCCGCAAGGCGTTTGAGAATGCCTTCACGGTAGTGATTGCCCTGGGCGGTAGTACCAACGCGGTGCTGCACCTCATTGCCATTGCCAAGTCTGTGGACATCCAGTTCACCCTGAAAGATTTCCAGGACATCAGCGACCGTACCCCGCTGCTGGCAGACCTGAAGCCTTCCGGTAAATACCTGATGGAAGACCTGCACAACGCAGGGGGGGTGCCCATGGTAATGAAGTACCTGCTGAAGAAAGGCTACCTGCATGGTGATTGCCTCACGGTAACCGGCAAGACCATTGCAGAAAACCTGGAAGACGTAAAGGACATCGATTTCGAAGCCCAGCATATTATCGTTCCGGTAGAACAGCCGCTGAAGATAAACGGGCATATACAAATGCTGTATGGCAACCTGGCCACAAAGGGTTCTGTGGCGAAGATCACCGGTAAAGAGGGTGAGCGCTTTAAAGGCCCCGCCCGTGTGTTTGATGGAGAGTTTGAACTGATAGCCGGTATCCAGAGCGGCCGTGTAAAAGCCGGAGATGTCGTCGTCATTCGCTACGTGGGCCCAAAGGGTGCCCCGGGCATGCCGGAAATGCTGAAACCTACCTCCGCTATCATCGGGGCAGGATTGGGCAAGAGCGTGGCATTGATCACCGACGGACGTTTCTCAGGCGGTACACACGGCTTTGTAGTAGGCCACATTGTACCCGAAGCATTTGAAGGCGGTGGCATTGCACTGGTGAAAGACGATGACATTATTGAAATCGATGCCGTGAATAACACCATGAACGTATTGCTCTCTGATGCTGAACTGGCTGCACGCCGCGCTCAATGGACGGCGCCTGCGCTGAAAGTATCGAAAGGAGTTTTATTTAAATATGCTAAATCCGTAAAAGATGCAACAGAAGGATGTGTTACCGACGAAGCCTAA
- the ilvB gene encoding biosynthetic-type acetolactate synthase large subunit has protein sequence MQQKDVLPTKPKTTASAPAVAENITGAEAVIRSLVAEGVDTIFGYPGGAIMPIYDALYDFQDTVHHILVRHEQGATHAAQGYARSSGKVGVVFATSGPGATNLVTGIADAYVDSTPMVCITGQVAAALLGTDAFQETDVIGITMPITKWNIQVTRPEDIAPAIAKAFYIARSGRPGPVLVDITKNAQFAVTNFEYKPCSYIRSYSPTPELNQEQIAAAALAINDAKRPYILCGHGVLLSGAEKALIALAEKAGIPIASTLLGLSAVPTSHPLYVGYLGMHGNYSPNINTNECDVLIAVGMRFDDRVTGDVSKYARQAKVIHIEIDAAEINKIVKADVAVHADAKAALEALLPLVNAEKHEEWLASFREGDKLEYEKVQQNELHPKAGGLTMAEVIRRISEKTEGRAILVTDVGQHQMVASRYYQFRDPNTNITSGGMGTMGFALPAAMGAKVGAPEKEVVAIIGDGCFQMTLQELGTINQSQIGVKIVILNNNFLGMVRQWQQLFFDKRYSSTEMINPDFVQIAKGFFVEAKKVSSRDEIDAAVDTMLAHKGAYLLEVVVEKEENVFPMVPTGAGIGEIRLD, from the coding sequence ATGCAACAGAAGGATGTGTTACCGACGAAGCCTAAAACAACGGCATCGGCACCAGCCGTTGCTGAAAATATAACCGGTGCAGAAGCGGTGATCCGCTCACTGGTGGCAGAAGGGGTAGATACCATTTTTGGTTACCCCGGTGGTGCTATTATGCCCATTTACGATGCCCTCTATGATTTCCAGGATACCGTACATCATATCCTGGTACGCCATGAACAGGGCGCTACACACGCTGCACAGGGCTATGCCCGCAGCAGCGGTAAGGTAGGGGTGGTGTTTGCCACCAGCGGCCCTGGCGCTACCAACCTGGTAACCGGTATTGCTGATGCCTATGTAGACTCTACCCCGATGGTGTGCATCACCGGCCAGGTAGCAGCCGCTTTGCTGGGCACCGATGCCTTCCAGGAAACGGACGTTATCGGCATCACCATGCCCATTACCAAATGGAACATACAGGTGACCCGCCCGGAAGACATTGCGCCGGCCATTGCCAAGGCATTCTACATTGCGCGCAGCGGCCGTCCCGGCCCGGTGCTGGTAGATATTACCAAGAACGCACAATTTGCCGTTACTAATTTTGAATACAAGCCCTGCTCTTACATCCGCAGTTACAGCCCTACGCCGGAGCTGAACCAGGAGCAGATCGCAGCGGCAGCACTGGCCATCAACGATGCCAAACGTCCCTACATCCTGTGCGGGCACGGCGTATTGCTGAGTGGTGCGGAAAAAGCGCTGATAGCGCTGGCAGAGAAAGCCGGCATTCCCATCGCCTCTACATTGCTGGGCCTTTCCGCGGTGCCTACCAGCCACCCGCTGTACGTGGGTTACCTGGGTATGCACGGCAATTATTCGCCAAACATCAATACCAATGAATGCGATGTGCTCATTGCTGTGGGTATGCGCTTTGATGACCGCGTGACCGGTGATGTAAGCAAGTACGCCCGCCAGGCAAAGGTGATCCACATTGAGATTGATGCAGCGGAGATCAACAAGATCGTGAAGGCAGACGTTGCGGTGCATGCCGATGCAAAAGCCGCGCTGGAAGCCCTGCTGCCGCTGGTGAACGCTGAAAAACATGAAGAATGGCTGGCTTCTTTCCGGGAAGGGGATAAGCTGGAATATGAAAAGGTACAGCAGAACGAACTGCATCCGAAAGCAGGAGGCCTTACCATGGCGGAAGTGATCCGCCGCATTTCCGAAAAAACGGAAGGCAGGGCGATCCTGGTTACAGATGTGGGCCAGCACCAGATGGTGGCAAGCCGTTACTACCAGTTCCGCGATCCGAATACCAATATCACATCCGGTGGTATGGGCACCATGGGCTTTGCCCTGCCGGCCGCCATGGGCGCTAAAGTAGGCGCACCGGAAAAAGAAGTGGTGGCCATCATCGGCGATGGTTGCTTCCAGATGACCTTACAGGAACTGGGCACCATCAACCAGTCCCAGATCGGTGTGAAGATCGTGATCCTGAACAACAATTTCCTGGGCATGGTACGCCAGTGGCAGCAGCTCTTCTTCGACAAGCGCTACTCTTCCACGGAAATGATCAACCCTGATTTTGTACAGATCGCCAAAGGTTTCTTTGTGGAGGCCAAAAAGGTGAGCAGCCGCGATGAGATTGACGCTGCGGTAGATACCATGCTGGCGCATAAAGGCGCTTACCTGCTGGAAGTGGTGGTGGAAAAAGAAGAGAACGTATTCCCGATGGTGCCCACCGGCGCCGGTATTGGAGAGATCCGCCTTGACTAG